The window ttcCAACTCCTGaattccagcagtgttcagatggaaattccaagagtaGGTAGTggcaagatgtgtgcttgccttatggtcagccttcaataccccttggtctccctgggcccttcccccaggtggggcttgggctcatttggtgcctcaggagctgagctgggggctgcagaggtggctgtggagcattgcctgtgctgtgccagggactggcagccactgctgggctgggatagaggctctggggggattggggttccagggcagggcagggctgggcttccagggcagggcaaggctggacctgccccttcctcccccacacatgaaatgttttgacacaacaatctcctccaggctgtcacaatagggaatgttggaggtgaaatcccaattctgacCATGGGCACCTGGATCAGAAGGACAGTccttttccataggaatgaaAGCATGGAGCTCCagggtttcagcagcagatgagaaaagCCCCTCAAGATGCCAAGGCCAGCTAGACCAGTCAGGTGGTCCCTGGGAGGCCgaaccagccagacctgttcgaTGTTCCCTTGGCTTTATGGTGCCCCTTAATGTCTTAACAGTGCCTTgattccatggggtccagcagtgtcacaatggacccttggttcaatTGGGTTCCACACCGTTGCAGTGTGTCCaaggttccagaaggccctgcattgtcacaatggacttttgagCCGTGAgtgtttgcagtgtcacaatggtctcctttggctccacagtgccacaatggaccactgatgacaggaggcccctctgtgtcaccctggagctttggttccacacagccctgcagtgtcacagtggtctcctttggttcccagtgtcacaatggacccctgatgacaccaggccctgcagagtcacaatggacttctggttccatgcagccctgcagtgtcacaaaggcctcttgatTTCACCAGGCCcaacagtatcacaatggtcctcttggatCTGTGGGgtcccccagggtcacaatgggctcactggttccatgaggcctcagagtgtcacaatgctttgcttattctaTGAGtcctcatagtgtcacaatggtctccaggattccatgagccccctcagtgtcacaatggtctccttggttccatggtgccccACAGGGTCAAAATGACCCCTTGGCTCATGAGGCCATCAAGTACCTTAATGGTCTCTCCATGATTTCATGAGGCCTTgaaatgtcacaatgaacctttggctccatggggtctcgcagtgtcacaatggccccttggtccCATGACACctcaaagtgtcacaatggtctccacggttccatgaggccctacggtgtcacaatggacccttggtctgatggggcctctcagtggTCACAATGATCCGaacattccatggagccacacagcgTCAGTacagtccccttggttccatgaggcccatcaatgtcacagtgctctccatgattccatgaggccccacagtgtcacagtggtcccttggttccatgggccctgtgctgctgcattcccccctccccttctcaggccgccctgccagatgagaaatgctccttggggctcggccttggccaacagtccctgggctcagctcctctgcagctcatcacaaacactgtctgctccaggcactgctgctgcccaaccagctcctgctttctggaggagcagccctgggaactgcttttgttccctccgtgccacaacatccctgttctcaccctgccaaagaaagctgttggtgcccagtgcggccaggatgaaccattgctgggactgaagcccctctcttggggccctgcaaacagcgctccaaaaggagcccttggagctctcctgggccagcgactccctctgagtggggcctctcccagccgggaactctcctgtttgctgctctcggggatccccaacaacgacggagcctgggccgatccccccactcctccaggctcaactcttcacccgctggggagatgccaaaggatccacagggagcatttcctgccctcaggggaatttctcccaggtgccttgcactgactctttgtgtctgtgtgcacacaggagtgcccatgctggggaaatgtggcagaaatgctgctctctgagggctttgagtgccttggatagctgagccAGTCAGGCCTGTAAGTAAGAGTGAGTCACAAGCTGTAAGCTgagttaaatgctgctaagatGCTCTTTTGCTAAGTAATGAAGTTTAATGTAAGTTATAAGCTAAGTTGAATATTAAGTGTTATTGCAGAGTGAAATCATTAAGTCCTAGGTTATAAGTAAGGtgaaatacttttcttttgctaaatGCTGAAGTCTAAGTAATCAGTCAAGGCCTGTTAATTTTGAGCTCAGTTTAGCTTTTAGGCTgcattccttttatccttgccctcactgtcttTTTAGAACACAGGTGCACAAGCACACGCAGTTCTTGGTTCATTTTCGGTTcgattgcctggattttgttttgttttgttgttgctttgtttccttggtgtgcctgaagtgtccagtcaggagcagagtgattCTTGCCAGGGAACTCTGTgatgctgtcccttaatattaaatctggttttggcTGATCCCTGGCTGGGGATATTTTAAGCGCTCTCAGCCCCTTGTTTGTAACAGGGTGAAGGAgtcctggcccaggctctgggcctgggggacacggggacgctgccggggggtccctgtccccctgtgccacccccagggccctggtcccccgtccccgtgtcaggctctggggtcgatctcgtggaacatcctctgggggaggctgtggcgccgggggcggggggacctggggggacaggggaccccactgtgcatgaacagggttggactgctctggggggaactgtgaggggggccggggcagagtgacctccccagggacctcacacagcccctgtgatgtgacacagcctcctgtgatttcacacagcccctgtgatgtcacccACCTCTTTTgcgatgtcacacagcccctctggtgtcacagagccatctctgtgatgtcacccTGGAATGTAATGCAGCTGCAATGTGATGGCTCAGAAGTCTCTGTGATCTCAgaaagtcaccctgtgatgtcagtctgttctgtgatgtcacagcctgctccatgatgttacacagccacccagtgTTGTCACAGCacactctctgatgtcacagagccactcTCTGTgatggcaggatctgctctatggcctcacaccctgctctatgatgtcacagccagctctgtgatgtcacaaccccctcagtgatgtcacaaaaccctctctgtgatgtcatactgacactctgtaatgtcagagctcacactttgacctcacagccccctctatgatgtcacacagccatgccatgatctcacagcctgctctgtgatgtcacacagttccCTTTATGATCctgtagctgctcaatgacctcacacaacaaactctgtgatgtcagagcccaatctgtgacctcacacagcccactctgtgctgtcacactgccccttgatgacatcacagctgctctgtgcctccatgacacagccacagaggagctgctgtgacacagccccctctgggacatgccacagcccctgctagtgctgagcccctgtgagctctgtctgtgccctgctggtgtccctgggggccctggcagtgccccagccctgctgggctgtgcacaggagctgctcctggccagagctgtctctctgcagctctgctgcccttgccaggagctgcctctgggccaggagcccggcccagctcagcagcacagacacagcacaaggactgtaatgaccctctggggctttggtgctctttgtgtctgccatggccaaagtgctgcccaagttggctctggcagggctgtcttgcagctgctgcccatccctgtgccctgtgcagcccaggctgtcctacggtgtccctgccctgcgcctctgtccctgcaggctgtgggcatcccctggctgccccacttggctgggcccttcctttgctgacagctctgcctcctgactgcctctgcctgcccacacaaagcttTGGGCTTGATATCAAAAGGGTTAATTTAATCtttactgtgcctgtgaactttcAGCACAGTAACAAgccatgcaggggctgctttcccagcaaggatggTTGGAAGACAAGAAGGCATCTGGCTCAATAAGTAGtggcagaaaaaagaaggactgaaactgggaacttggggtggattttatggtaatgggtaaattgtaataCACATTTAATGACGCTGGTAGAATTACATGTCCACATAGGGTTAGGAGTTATCCCTCACTAGAcctcaggcctgaataaatgatacCCTCTTAAACAGCAATTTAGTGGTAATGAGTCTTATTTTGATATTTCGGCTATTTGATTGTGGCgaggcctcacagaaccaaACTCATGGAAcaaatggtccattgtgacaacatggaaccccatggaaccaaaatccattttggcacATTGGGGCCACATTGaaccaatggtccattgtgatactgcagatccaaggagaccattgtgacactggaaACCTCTGGGAACCACGGGGCCATTCTGACACAGCATGGCCTGGTGGAACcatgggtccattgtgacactgcagaacctcaCAGAACTAAGGTGACCATTTTCTactacggaacctcatggaacaaatGGTCCATGGAGAccctgcagaaccaaggagactgctgtgggcagtgtgaaagctcatggaaccagaagtcctttgtgacacagcaaggccttatggaaccaagggtccgtTGTTACACTCtgtggcctcatggaaccatgagccattgtgacacagcgtggccacatggagccaaggggccactgtgacactgcagatccaaggaAACCATTGTGACTGAGGAACCTTATGGAACCGAGAGTCCATTGTtccactgtggggccctgtggaaccaagggggcCACAGCAACTTTGTGGAGCCtcatggaacaatggagactgttctgacactttgggacccactggaaccaaggggccattatagcatggcagggcctcatggaaccaaggggactccagtgatccctgtgggtctcCGTGGGATGAAGGGTCCAatggagccaaggagaccattgtgacactctggggcctcatggaaccaaaggtccagtGTGGCagtctggggcctcatggaaccatggaggcCATTTTTATACTTGGAGGCCTTGTGAAATCAAAGGGCCTTTGTGGCACTTCAGAGCCTCTTGGAGCCAAGGGGACCatagtgacactgtggggctcagtgaaaccaatggtctgttgtgacactgcaaggctttatagaatcatggagaccatggtgacactacAAGGCCTCATGGACCagggggccattgtgacactacaaggtctcatggaaccaaggggccattgtgactcTGAGGAACCCAatagaaccaaggggccattttgAGATTCTGCatcctcatggaaccaaggggccattgcgGCATTCTcagtcccatggaaacaaggaaaccattttgacactgcaaggcctcatggaagcaaggggccattgtgccactgtggagccaaggagaccattgttatatcactgggcctcatggaaacaaagatctgttgtgatcctacaaggcctcatggaaccaaagggtaATTGTGATGCTGGAGGGCtccaaggatccaagaacatggaacaggtctggctggctgggcctcctgggggctgcctgactggtccagctgacttTGGCAGGTtgagggtcacttctcatcagcccctgaaaccctggagttgtgtgctttccttcctgtgggaaagaactgtccttctcctccaggggttcatggctgaaattgggattcctcctccaaatttgattatatccaaggattattcccatatgtcacctggagggacagacagctctggctggccttggcctcttgggggccacctctcatctgccttcaataCACCGGAggcctgtgcttttcttctcatggaaaaaaacatctttcaagtccaggcatccatggccaaaactgagaATTCGCCTCCAGAATTCCTTAAATCCAATGACAGCTCCAGACAAAAGCTTCCAGGACTATCTAGGTTCCCTCGGCTTCCTAAGGGCAAGCTCTCATCTCCCTTTGAAGCACTGGGGTTCTatactttccttcctatggaaaagaattgTCCTTCTTGTCCAGAGCCCAAtagacaaaagtggggtttggcctcccaaattctgtctctcCAAGGACTCTCCCCTGACAACAGATCTGGCTgtcttggcctccttggggctgcctctaatcagcctttggaacactggggctctgtcctttccttcttttggagaactgtcattccagtccaggaacccgtggctgaaatggaattccacacCCACGACTCCCcatatatccaagggttgctttcagacaaaagctgcaaggacagacaggtctggtttgccttggcctctggtgactgcttctcatctgccttcaaaccctggggttctgtggtttccttcctatagaaaagaactgtccctcttgtccaggcACTCTTGGCCTCAGGCACTTGAACCACTATATAGGGATGTTGGGatggatgaaagtttgacaagaaagtctcacagatatgtatccttggcagaaagatttttgaatgtagaatctgaagaaggaatagaaatgaaagcaagttttgatataaaagaaaagaattgctggaGTGGTCTTACTGGATAGCTAAGAAGGCAAAGTATATGTTAGTTAGAAAgggtttttatgacttagagcaaaggataaacccacgtcaaacaagaagatgtttttaccaagcagaaagatagcacaggcaaacaagtcagcaaatgctgcaggtagaaaaaaggtctcagaattttccactgcaagaaaactggaaaacaacttctagcttaaactgtaatgtactaacttttagtgactGGAGAATactaacatgaatatggtaattatagtagttacaattggctatagataaaagtataggtatagattggttctactgtattaagatgctcagcaaagaaaagtatataatgcatttgtaacctaaactaagggtctccaggcctgcagctggagctgacagctgtgggcacagctctgtcacccacgaccctggactgctgtaacaccTTGCaaacaataaactgcattttgaagagctgcctggagtgCCACATCCCTCATTTTGGCTCTCACAAACGGATGTTTCCCGGATctaccagtgcccagatccagaaatttcctggtgctggtgcagcccaagtgcagcaatttgcaggcaaaaaaagccaaaatctggcaattttcCATTGCTGGCTCTGTCGCTGCCCAGACCTGGAGTTGCCCAGCACTGACATTGCCCAGATgcagaaatttcccagtgctggcaaagcccaagtgcagcaatttgctggcacagaaatccaaaacccggcaaATACCTGGGTctggcaccacccagatctggtgttttccagcactgccagtgtcCAGAcctggcaatttcctggtgctggcacagcccaattccagcaatttgctggcaaagaaagccaaaatcaagCAAATACCTGGTTCCTAAAGCAACGCAATCTTGTGTTTGctgacaccgccagtgcccagatccagaatttttcagatgcctgcacagcataATTCCAGCAATTCGCTGGCACAGAAGGTTAACATTTAGCAATTTCCCGGTGTTGGCACAttccccacccagatctggtgtgcgctggcactgccagtgcccacatctggcaatttcctggtgccagcacctcccaaatgcagcaattttctggcaaagaaagccaaagcccagcagcttcctggtgcAGACACTGGCATCACtcagatctggtgtgttgggggGCCTCAGCTTAATActgtgggaaaaccctctttatttagggtcagcaggagctcccggccataatcctcttgttcagttatgcagattgttactagaaagttctgagttctctttgctatcATTGGTTCCTTTTTACTGCAAAAAGTGTAATATTCTTAATCGTTCCTTCCTCTTGGGTCCTTCTCTCAGATCCCACCTTTAACCCCTTGTCCTAGATTGCTAAGCAATGTGTATTCCATTTACCATCTGTTAGGGCTATGGCAGTTGTATTCTGggaattgggcagttttcttatCTCTTCCcccaaccaatcctccctccggGGAGACACCTGATGTTAATGgccattgaatgtcactgcatgactgataaaattacagcaTCCCACTgcgagatgctccgcccagagggaggagccaagcattcccaactggatataatctgagatctTGGGACACCAGAGcatttccactggattcccagaggaacagctgctcttccactggatcttcaaaGGAAGACTGACTACAcccttttctacaggatcactgctccaacagaaccacacctgctgccccaggaggactgcagccacaatccaactggactgctaccaacaccctgacccacagggtgtcatgttgtattctgactctgtcagtgttgttttgatttactgcattgtttattttttttcttccctaataaaagaactgttattcctgctcccatatctttgcctgagagcccccccttcatttcaaatttataacaattaggagggagggggtttacagtTTCCActtcagggcaggctcctgccttccttagcagacacctgtctttccaaaccaagacaccctccccataaataaatgtataaatatccctgctagaccctggacccaggcttttttctgctttgctctctgtactgtgcacgccgtcctgtttgttgtgtttgccttcattaaagttctgtttccagagcaccagatgaaagcagtctctgtctgtaaagtggccagagctggttctcagggaaaccactggccaatggtccggacgagggccagaaggtttcactggtgtttgctggcactgccagtgcccacatctggaaatttccctattctgacacagcccaagtgcagcagcaatttactggcacagaaatccaaaaccctgcaactttctgctgctgggtctggcaccacccacatcttgtgtttgctgcgccagtgcccagatttggaaatttcctggtgccagcagagcccaaatccagcagatttCTGTCGCTGGCAACGACACCActcagatctggtgtttgctggcagtgccagtgcccagatctgaaaacttcctggtgctggcacagcccaagtccagtgatttgctggcacagtaAGCCAAAATTTGGcaatttccaggttctggctccagcaccatccagatctggtgtttgctgggactgacagtgcccagatttggaaatttcccaatgccttcacagcccaggtccagcaatttggttttagctagcttaggcagagaagttcctgggactgtgactttgctttttcttggaattgtttaaacctgctctggactgaaaacccagaaaaacaccagcagctcacacctgtggcccaccgagctctgggacgctgcattccagtGCCCGAGAAgagacttagaagagaccgagtgagccaactacaacccacaaaaaggattttctgaatttgccatctcttcagcactgtcagaggttttatttaatattattcagtattcatgcttgtgaatagtttatttgttaaataaactggggttttttcacttttctcgagggaagtcttttcctgaactagtagggggaggggctgcttgaacttgctttcGAGAcggaccccttttggaggtttcctccccagatttgccctaagccagcacaaacagtcatcatgaaaatttcaccagtggcataatttcctgctggcaaatcttgggacagaagcttgaccttgttctccatgagacattcttgggaagagcagacaggagaagattcctggaaaactgaaacagctttccagaagggaaatgaaaatgaaagaaacaatccaagatcttttcccctatttatttctatgctccccttttccatgttgcattacttctccatcccaggaattccagatgcaccgcacctctaagatcggtgacttagtgatttttagacactcgaaaataccatgagccacacagagttttccttcccctggttttactggaaggcaacactggagatgtaagggcagtgctggggtcaggtaggaatcctacagcaaggaaaggtggcccgacagtgtttgaccctcagccaggccaatgcagagcagcaagcgaggggattgctgtgccagtgtgcaggagtcagggctctgcatctgggctcaccgctgcaaagttcccgtgtttggacagactcaggggctgtgcccggggcgcgcggggctcgaacgtggggctcgtggggcgagcggggaacggacacggggacgaacggccccggtgcttcagttgcagcggcggcagcggcggcagcagcagcggcggcagcagcagcgacagcagcagcagcgacagcagcagaacagatattttagatcactttttctttctttctctttctctttttccttctctttctgtttttccttctgtttttctttctctccctttccctcggTCGGGgacccttctctcggggtcccttgcccggcgtccctctcctccccccgcctccctctcccctgccgggccgggccatgcccccggcccgcccccggccccgggcggggctgccccgtgcccggccccggccgtcccgccgcgctctcgcctccgcccggctctggccgtactggcggtggcgctgctgggcgggcgtcagtgcctagtacgggggcggcatcgccgcccttcggctccgcctggcccgagcccggccccgcccccgagGCAGGCTTCAGTCCCGGCCCCGTCCCCGGCCCCGACCCCGggcccggctcctcccggggcccgcggaggacacaggcggcgcggccgctgccgccgcctccgctgcggcttccccggcccgagctccgccgctcggcagcgcggccgccggccccgagcctcccgtgccgcgttccaaagagcgaacgcctgggcatggcccgcccggggcggctgaggggcgctcgggggccgttgctggccccgggccgagcgctgacagccgcgtcccgcccgcagggaaggcgcacgaggccctgcaggagcggtaccgagtgggttcgctgctggggcgcggaggattcggcagcgtcttcgcggccacgcggctctcggacggcgccccggtgagcggcggggccggcggcgggcgcaggaggagggggcggaggaggaggaggaggaggatggggctgggcagggcgggcggcgagctgagcccgctgctgtccttggcttgcaggtggccatcaaaagggtgccacggaaccgcgtccggcactggggcgagctggtgagtgagcggggccagcggcagcagccggggctgccgggcggggatgagccgaggcccggcacggtggaagccgccaggacgcctcgagggagagcgggcgtgggtccagcgcagggcgcagagcatcccgggctggctgagggctccccgagccccggcacggcatcggccccactgagggcatcgtgctcctcccgcagcccgacggcagcagggccccgctggaggtcgtgctgcaggccaaggtgtccactggcttccctggtgtggtgcagctgctggagtggcttgagctgcccaaccacatcgtgatggtgctggagcggccagagcggtgtcaggacctgcagcgtttcattggggcacggcggttcctgcccgaggaggtggcgcgggcgctgttccgccaggtgctggaggccgtgcggcactgcaccagctgcggggtcctgcaccgcgacatcaagcccgagaacatcctgctcgacctgcacaccgggaaggccaaactgattgactttggctgtggcacctacctgcaagacacagcctacacccactttgcaggtgagcccacgtaagggtgtactcctggtcccgggatctcatggcccaacatctcccagcccaagctggctgtggcagaggggattctcccttttgctgccagtcaggggactgagtcttcagctgagttgctttagagcggggctgggtggggagccatcttccagccctgctggcagcctttgccagccactctgcccagggctggggctgagctggggcagccagcccgaccaaaacccccatgggggtagcagagagcgGGTCTGACCCCATGCCCCGGAtggtttggtgtgcaggcaaggaagggcttggactgcTCCGCTCCccttgtttgccttggcttATTAACATTTTTGGGGGCCATGCAGATGGGGAGGAGAGTGGGTTTTCTCCACCACTGGgtgggtttttcctttgtgtgtCATGGTTGGGCCTTCCCAgggtttctgctgccctcttccagcacctgtggcttcttttccagccCCGAGTTTgtacacaagtcccaggtgctggcgagagggcagcgCTCACCCCGTGTGCCtctggggcagcccccacatggccagggatgctggggccgggctctgggagcagcagcatccccctgctgagctgtgtctgtgttccACAGGAACCCTGTCCTACAGCCCACCAGAGTGGATCCAGCACCAACGCTACCACGGCGAGGCAGCGACAATCTGGTCCCTGggcctcctgctgtgccacctggTCATGGGCaagcacccgttcaggaggggccaggAGATCATCCGGGGGCGGATCTTGTTCCCACAatggctctctcaaggtggatcctcatctctgggcacggggggaat of the Agelaius phoeniceus isolate bAgePho1 chromosome W unlocalized genomic scaffold, bAgePho1.hap1 SUPER_W_unloc_2, whole genome shotgun sequence genome contains:
- the LOC143692667 gene encoding serine/threonine-protein kinase pim-1-like, which gives rise to MVQDGNGHTVMEHHALETQDGRSLNGRSGAVAGPGPSADSRVPPAGKAHEALQERYRVGSLLGRGGFGSVFAATRLSDGAPVAIKRVPRNRVRHWGELPDGSRAPLEVVLQAKVSTGFPGVVQLLEWLELPNHIVMVLERPERCQDLQRFIGARRFLPEEVARALFRQVLEAVRHCTSCGVLHRDIKPENILLDLHTGKAKLIDFGCGTYLQDTAYTHFAGTLSYSPPEWIQHQRYHGEAATIWSLGLLLCHLVMGKHPFRRGQEIIRGRILFPQWLSQECQDIIKRCLSMQPSDRPSLEELFCHPWVLRGCSSALEDGRDPRAQLDPGAWQPISAWKGASKAVLSSAPSFVFAYTPVMPRGPIEPHWSRDYNARHAPRST